A stretch of Natator depressus isolate rNatDep1 chromosome 2, rNatDep2.hap1, whole genome shotgun sequence DNA encodes these proteins:
- the RBBP8 gene encoding DNA endonuclease RBBP8 isoform X2, producing the protein MNVSGGSCGSPSSAESTGDIFKDLWSKLKEYHDKEVQGLQLKISKLKKERCLDAERLEEFYTKNQQLREYQKGLHDTIKVLEDRLRAGLCDRCAVTEEHMRKKQQEFENIRQQNLKLITELMNEKNNLQDENKKISEQLQQLQKQMKGRDQQAVELEEGVIPDSPVQSFSLSMVNRIRRKKENRHVRYTEQTHTDLKHSESTNDKQGMGSYPVAKPSFNLAAVVAETIGLIQEESESQSVLNALRSNIPVPQSPQWEDSRKQLAHESSRNDDNLGLSDPSQNTPPDVDWDSQVASPVFGASNNMKNSLTSSLSPSVLETGQKSNAKKKPFNSTFNSRSHKVRSKSEDVALVAPLNLVAEVNSVISQVSASRQMVVKSDVNESITCVVNTCSGKDEMIKNDFLLAPHKQVADRYAKRKKTEDELVTSCEKTSFNKENSSPFQADFQPVNGDYIIKPLDLSDRFSAIHCQEKSSRSDEICKNKLREVTLHDVFSQLVKPIPKGSSSIQNSNNGSYLSGKESQEDPYVQEMILQSHGKTCPDDKPLMQIKEEISAFKIPSLPNTVETELLFDDMKVAGGHEPIRKKTRTGHGECELASVLQPNPCRITKTKPLQNEQDKPSLENMQWSIDPGADLSQYKMDITVIGTKEGSQSRVGGETDMDYTYVSESMLLKMKTQEQKGESSPKGERKMNDSLAEMFDRTSYEEYKSCLEEDSSSACDEKENPLEEEEENEEVLSASKLMKHENKQDKTKQKAFVEPYFKSDERKNTVLGFPHIEVVRKREERRKLLGHTCKECEIYYADIPEGEREKKLAACSRHRFRYIPPSTPENFWEVGFPSTQTCVERGYIKEDLAPCHRPKRRQPYNVMFSPKGKEQKT; encoded by the exons ATTAAGAGCAGGATTATGTGAtcgctgtgcagtaactgaggagCATATGAGAAAGAAACAACAGGAGTTTGAAAATATCCGGCAACAGAACCTTAAACTTATCACGGAACTTA TGAATGAAAAAAACAACTTACAGGATGAAAATAAAAAGATATCTGAACAGCTTCAGCAGTTGCAGAAGCAGATGAA GGGGAGAGATCAACAAGCAGTGGAATTAGAGGAAGGGGTCATTCCAGATTCACCAGTTCAATCTTTTTCACTATCCATGGTTAATCGTATCcgaagaaagaaagagaacaggCATGTCCGATACACAGAGCAAACACATACAGATCTGAAGCATTCTGAAAGCACTAACG ATAAACAAGGGATGGGAAGCTATCCTGTTGCAAAGCCATCTTTTAATTTGGCTGCAGTTGTTGCAGAAACAATTGGACTCATTCAAGAAGAATCT GAGTCCCAGAGCGTACTGAATGCTCTTAGAAGTAACATTCCAGTGCCTCAGAGCCCACAGTGGGAAGATTCCAGAAAACAGCTAGCTCATGAATCATCAAGAAATGACGATAACTTGGG ACTTTCAGATCCATCTCAGAACACTCCACCAGATGTAGACTGGGATTCTCAGGTAGCTTCTCCTGTTTTCGGAGCATCTAACAACATGAAGAACAGCCTGACTTCAAGTCTTTCCCCTTCTGTTTTAGAAACAGGACAGAAGTCCAATgccaaaaaaaaacctttcaacaGTACTTTCAATTCTAGATCTCATAAAGTTAGATCAAAATCTGAAGATGTTGCTCTTGTTGCACCACTTAATCTTGTGGCTGAAGTAAACTCTGTTATCAGCCAGGTCTCAGCCAGTAGGCAGATGGTTGTGAAAAGCGATGTTAATGAATCCATAACTTGTGTGGTCAACACTTGCTCAGGTAAAGATGAGATGATCAAGAATGACTTCCTCCTTGCTCCTCACAAACAAGTGGCAGATAGATAtgctaaaagaaagaaaacagaagatGAGCTTGTGACTAGCTGTGAAAAAACATCTTTCAACAAAGaaaactcttccccttttcaaGCAGACTTTCAACCTGTTAATGGAGATTATATAATTAAGCCTCTGGACCTGTCTGATCGTTTTTCTGCTATTCACTGTCAAGAAAAAAGCTCAAGAAGTGATGAGATCTGTAAAAATAAACTAAGAGAGGTCACGCTGCATGATGTTTTTTCACAGCTGGTGAAGCCCATTCCAAAGGGTTCTTCATCCATCCAAAATAGCAACAATGGAAGCTATTTGTCAGGAAAAGAGTCACAAGAAGATCCCTATGTACAGGAGATGATTCTCCAGTCACATGGCAAAACATGCCCAGATGATAAACCTTTGATGCAAATAAAAGAAGAAATCTCTGCTTTCAAAATTCCATCATTGCCAAACACAGTGGAGACAGAACTACTTTTTGATGACATGAAG GTTGCCGGTGGCCATGAACCAATTAGAAAGAAAACCAGGACAGGACATGGAGAATGTGAGCTGGCATCTGTGCTTCAACCAAACCCTTGTAGAATAACAAAAACTAAACCACTGCAAAATGAACAAG ATAAACCATCCTTAGAAAATATGCAGTGGAGTATAGATCCAGGAGCAGACCTTTCCCAGTACAAAATGGATATTACGGTTATTGGCACCAAG GAAGGCTCTCAATCAAGAGTAGGAGGAGAGACTGACATGGACTACACATATGTTAGTGAAAGCAtgctattaaaaatgaaaacccaAGAGCAGAAAGGAGAAAGCAGTCCAA agggagaaagaaaaatgaatgatAGCTTAGCAGAAATGTTTGATCGGACATCATATGAAGAATATAAATCTTGTCTAGAAGAGGATAGTTCTTCAGCATGTGATGAAAAAGAAAATCCTcttgaggaagaggaggaaaatgaggaagtgttatCAGCAAGCAAACTAATGA agcatgagaataaacaagataaaACCAAGCAGAAAGCTTTTGTGGAGCCATATTTTAAAAGTGATGAAAG aAAAAATACTGTGTTAGGTTTTCCTCATATTGAGGTTGTTCGGAagagagaagagagaagaaaattgCTGGGCCATACCTGTAAGGAATGTGAAATA TATTATGCAGATATtccagaaggggagagagaaaagaagttGGCTGCTTGTTCAAGACATCGATTCCGCTACATTCCTCCTAGTACACCAGAAAACTTCTGGGAGGTTGGATTTCCTTCCACTCAAACTTGTGTGGAAAGAG gCTATATTAAAGAGGATCTTGCGCCCTGTCACCGTCCAAAAAGAAGGCAGCCTTACAATGTGATGTTTTCTCCAAAAGGCAAAGAACAGAAGACATAA
- the RBBP8 gene encoding DNA endonuclease RBBP8 isoform X1, with translation MNVSGGSCGSPSSAESTGDIFKDLWSKLKEYHDKEVQGLQLKISKLKKERCLDAERLEEFYTKNQQLREYQKGLHDTIKVLEDRLRAGLCDRCAVTEEHMRKKQQEFENIRQQNLKLITELMNEKNNLQDENKKISEQLQQLQKQMKGRDQQAVELEEGVIPDSPVQSFSLSMVNRIRRKKENRHVRYTEQTHTDLKHSESTNEFGKVSLSSSTQIPNHGGKEILVADTCDQELSPIANKQGMGSYPVAKPSFNLAAVVAETIGLIQEESESQSVLNALRSNIPVPQSPQWEDSRKQLAHESSRNDDNLGLSDPSQNTPPDVDWDSQVASPVFGASNNMKNSLTSSLSPSVLETGQKSNAKKKPFNSTFNSRSHKVRSKSEDVALVAPLNLVAEVNSVISQVSASRQMVVKSDVNESITCVVNTCSGKDEMIKNDFLLAPHKQVADRYAKRKKTEDELVTSCEKTSFNKENSSPFQADFQPVNGDYIIKPLDLSDRFSAIHCQEKSSRSDEICKNKLREVTLHDVFSQLVKPIPKGSSSIQNSNNGSYLSGKESQEDPYVQEMILQSHGKTCPDDKPLMQIKEEISAFKIPSLPNTVETELLFDDMKVAGGHEPIRKKTRTGHGECELASVLQPNPCRITKTKPLQNEQDKPSLENMQWSIDPGADLSQYKMDITVIGTKEGSQSRVGGETDMDYTYVSESMLLKMKTQEQKGESSPKGERKMNDSLAEMFDRTSYEEYKSCLEEDSSSACDEKENPLEEEEENEEVLSASKLMKHENKQDKTKQKAFVEPYFKSDERKNTVLGFPHIEVVRKREERRKLLGHTCKECEIYYADIPEGEREKKLAACSRHRFRYIPPSTPENFWEVGFPSTQTCVERGYIKEDLAPCHRPKRRQPYNVMFSPKGKEQKT, from the exons ATTAAGAGCAGGATTATGTGAtcgctgtgcagtaactgaggagCATATGAGAAAGAAACAACAGGAGTTTGAAAATATCCGGCAACAGAACCTTAAACTTATCACGGAACTTA TGAATGAAAAAAACAACTTACAGGATGAAAATAAAAAGATATCTGAACAGCTTCAGCAGTTGCAGAAGCAGATGAA GGGGAGAGATCAACAAGCAGTGGAATTAGAGGAAGGGGTCATTCCAGATTCACCAGTTCAATCTTTTTCACTATCCATGGTTAATCGTATCcgaagaaagaaagagaacaggCATGTCCGATACACAGAGCAAACACATACAGATCTGAAGCATTCTGAAAGCACTAACG AGTTTGGAAAAGTTTCATTGTCGTCATCCACTCAAATTCCTAACCATGGTGGAAAGGAAATACTAGTGGCAGACACCTGTGACCAAGAACTGTCCCCTATAGCAA ATAAACAAGGGATGGGAAGCTATCCTGTTGCAAAGCCATCTTTTAATTTGGCTGCAGTTGTTGCAGAAACAATTGGACTCATTCAAGAAGAATCT GAGTCCCAGAGCGTACTGAATGCTCTTAGAAGTAACATTCCAGTGCCTCAGAGCCCACAGTGGGAAGATTCCAGAAAACAGCTAGCTCATGAATCATCAAGAAATGACGATAACTTGGG ACTTTCAGATCCATCTCAGAACACTCCACCAGATGTAGACTGGGATTCTCAGGTAGCTTCTCCTGTTTTCGGAGCATCTAACAACATGAAGAACAGCCTGACTTCAAGTCTTTCCCCTTCTGTTTTAGAAACAGGACAGAAGTCCAATgccaaaaaaaaacctttcaacaGTACTTTCAATTCTAGATCTCATAAAGTTAGATCAAAATCTGAAGATGTTGCTCTTGTTGCACCACTTAATCTTGTGGCTGAAGTAAACTCTGTTATCAGCCAGGTCTCAGCCAGTAGGCAGATGGTTGTGAAAAGCGATGTTAATGAATCCATAACTTGTGTGGTCAACACTTGCTCAGGTAAAGATGAGATGATCAAGAATGACTTCCTCCTTGCTCCTCACAAACAAGTGGCAGATAGATAtgctaaaagaaagaaaacagaagatGAGCTTGTGACTAGCTGTGAAAAAACATCTTTCAACAAAGaaaactcttccccttttcaaGCAGACTTTCAACCTGTTAATGGAGATTATATAATTAAGCCTCTGGACCTGTCTGATCGTTTTTCTGCTATTCACTGTCAAGAAAAAAGCTCAAGAAGTGATGAGATCTGTAAAAATAAACTAAGAGAGGTCACGCTGCATGATGTTTTTTCACAGCTGGTGAAGCCCATTCCAAAGGGTTCTTCATCCATCCAAAATAGCAACAATGGAAGCTATTTGTCAGGAAAAGAGTCACAAGAAGATCCCTATGTACAGGAGATGATTCTCCAGTCACATGGCAAAACATGCCCAGATGATAAACCTTTGATGCAAATAAAAGAAGAAATCTCTGCTTTCAAAATTCCATCATTGCCAAACACAGTGGAGACAGAACTACTTTTTGATGACATGAAG GTTGCCGGTGGCCATGAACCAATTAGAAAGAAAACCAGGACAGGACATGGAGAATGTGAGCTGGCATCTGTGCTTCAACCAAACCCTTGTAGAATAACAAAAACTAAACCACTGCAAAATGAACAAG ATAAACCATCCTTAGAAAATATGCAGTGGAGTATAGATCCAGGAGCAGACCTTTCCCAGTACAAAATGGATATTACGGTTATTGGCACCAAG GAAGGCTCTCAATCAAGAGTAGGAGGAGAGACTGACATGGACTACACATATGTTAGTGAAAGCAtgctattaaaaatgaaaacccaAGAGCAGAAAGGAGAAAGCAGTCCAA agggagaaagaaaaatgaatgatAGCTTAGCAGAAATGTTTGATCGGACATCATATGAAGAATATAAATCTTGTCTAGAAGAGGATAGTTCTTCAGCATGTGATGAAAAAGAAAATCCTcttgaggaagaggaggaaaatgaggaagtgttatCAGCAAGCAAACTAATGA agcatgagaataaacaagataaaACCAAGCAGAAAGCTTTTGTGGAGCCATATTTTAAAAGTGATGAAAG aAAAAATACTGTGTTAGGTTTTCCTCATATTGAGGTTGTTCGGAagagagaagagagaagaaaattgCTGGGCCATACCTGTAAGGAATGTGAAATA TATTATGCAGATATtccagaaggggagagagaaaagaagttGGCTGCTTGTTCAAGACATCGATTCCGCTACATTCCTCCTAGTACACCAGAAAACTTCTGGGAGGTTGGATTTCCTTCCACTCAAACTTGTGTGGAAAGAG gCTATATTAAAGAGGATCTTGCGCCCTGTCACCGTCCAAAAAGAAGGCAGCCTTACAATGTGATGTTTTCTCCAAAAGGCAAAGAACAGAAGACATAA